A region from the Halomarina litorea genome encodes:
- a CDS encoding DUF5518 domain-containing protein: protein MTNWRAVVLGFLVAFTLGLLGITVPLVGQVGAGLVGGFVAGYLGSRSLFGGAWHGLLAGALGGVVFAVLLVLAGSIFGGLTGSVEAVVGSAGLAVVVLAVAALLALPSAVGGAVGGLVR, encoded by the coding sequence ATGACCAACTGGCGGGCCGTCGTCCTCGGCTTTCTCGTCGCGTTCACCCTCGGACTGCTCGGTATCACCGTCCCCCTCGTCGGACAGGTCGGCGCGGGCCTCGTCGGCGGGTTCGTCGCCGGCTACCTCGGGAGTCGCTCGCTGTTCGGCGGCGCGTGGCACGGCCTGCTCGCGGGGGCGCTGGGCGGCGTCGTCTTCGCCGTCCTCCTCGTCCTCGCGGGGTCGATATTCGGCGGTCTGACCGGCTCCGTCGAGGCCGTCGTCGGGAGCGCGGGCCTCGCCGTCGTCGTCCTCGCCGTCGCCGCGCTCCTCGCCCTCCCCAGCGCCGTCGGCGGGGCGGTCGGCGGCCTCGTGCGCTGA
- a CDS encoding NOG1 family protein, whose protein sequence is MTFENLQTVPRSEELIDQAFSRAARAGRAKTGLEAQQSMLQTAANVISDNLQNVTTSWPDFDTVDPFYYELADAVVPAHGDCPGGVDGLRKHLSEVMWAGRQAGHIRDEYQPKLRNVDVDLARKHRKQAFARLASVAEEVGDDLLALGEARDTLRQLPDIRPDEPAVVIAGYPNVGKSTFVNAVTNARNEIASYPFTTRQIRVGHVERNRIRHQLIDTPGLLDRPAEERNGIEQQAVSALEHLADCILVFVDASAECGYPVETQLHLRDELKERFTDIPVLTVCTKADRSRDLDADHYLSVETGEGVDELVDLAVEAVDWEIELPYEG, encoded by the coding sequence ATGACATTCGAGAACCTCCAGACGGTACCGCGGTCGGAGGAACTCATCGACCAGGCGTTCTCGCGTGCGGCGCGGGCGGGGCGGGCCAAGACGGGACTCGAGGCCCAGCAGTCGATGCTCCAGACGGCGGCCAACGTCATCTCCGACAATCTCCAGAACGTGACCACGTCGTGGCCCGACTTCGACACCGTCGACCCGTTCTACTACGAACTGGCCGACGCCGTCGTCCCGGCCCACGGCGACTGCCCCGGCGGCGTCGACGGCCTCCGCAAGCACCTCTCGGAGGTCATGTGGGCGGGCCGGCAGGCCGGTCACATCCGCGACGAGTACCAGCCGAAACTCCGCAACGTGGACGTCGACCTCGCGCGCAAGCACCGAAAGCAGGCGTTCGCCCGCCTCGCATCGGTCGCCGAGGAGGTCGGGGACGACCTGCTCGCACTCGGGGAGGCGCGCGACACCCTCCGCCAACTGCCCGACATCCGCCCCGACGAACCGGCCGTCGTCATCGCGGGCTACCCCAACGTCGGCAAGTCCACGTTCGTCAACGCGGTGACGAACGCGCGCAACGAGATCGCCTCCTACCCGTTCACGACGCGGCAGATTCGCGTCGGGCACGTCGAGCGCAACCGCATCCGCCACCAGCTCATCGACACGCCGGGGCTGCTCGACCGGCCCGCCGAGGAGCGAAACGGCATCGAACAGCAGGCCGTCAGCGCCCTCGAACACCTCGCTGACTGCATCCTCGTGTTCGTGGACGCGAGCGCCGAGTGTGGCTACCCCGTCGAGACGCAACTCCACCTCCGGGACGAACTGAAAGAGCGCTTCACCGACATCCCCGTCCTGACGGTGTGTACGAAGGCCGACCGCTCGCGTGACCTCGACGCCGACCACTACCTGAGCGTCGAGACGGGCGAGGGGGTCGACGAACTGGTCGATCTGGCGGTGGAAGCGGTCGACTGGGAGATAGAACTGCCGTACGAGGGGTAG
- a CDS encoding SIMPL domain-containing protein codes for MRLQRQFVAAIAVAALLVLAGCTGSAVSGADAPTGDRTVQVAADGSVEVAPDRATVRVSVVEEGDAVGDVRERLAANSTEVREALESAGHDVTSARYDIDRNYRSERDPTAAEFVGRHSFVVRVDDPDAAGDAIVTAVESGAARVEQVTFGVSEETRRSLRNDALTEAMTNAETKAETVATSGDLSITGVSSVSTVSLSADPVVRERVAYASADSAGGAPTRLDAGTVTVTANVVVTYNATAA; via the coding sequence ATGCGATTACAACGACAGTTCGTCGCGGCCATCGCGGTCGCGGCGCTCCTGGTCCTCGCTGGCTGTACGGGAAGCGCCGTTTCGGGGGCAGACGCCCCCACCGGCGACCGAACGGTACAGGTCGCCGCCGACGGAAGCGTCGAGGTCGCCCCCGACCGCGCGACGGTCCGCGTGAGCGTTGTCGAGGAGGGCGACGCCGTCGGGGACGTCCGCGAGCGACTGGCCGCCAACAGTACGGAGGTGCGCGAGGCGCTCGAATCGGCCGGACACGACGTCACCAGCGCTCGCTACGATATCGACCGCAACTACCGGAGCGAACGCGACCCGACGGCCGCCGAGTTCGTCGGTCGCCACTCGTTCGTGGTCCGCGTCGACGACCCGGACGCGGCGGGTGACGCCATCGTCACCGCCGTCGAGAGTGGTGCCGCGCGCGTCGAGCAGGTCACGTTCGGCGTCAGCGAGGAGACCCGTCGGTCCCTCCGCAACGACGCGCTGACCGAGGCGATGACCAACGCCGAGACGAAAGCCGAGACGGTCGCCACGAGCGGCGACCTCAGCATCACCGGCGTCAGTTCCGTCTCGACCGTCTCGCTGAGCGCCGACCCCGTCGTCCGCGAGCGAGTCGCCTACGCGTCGGCGGACTCGGCGGGCGGCGCGCCGACGCGACTCGACGCCGGAACGGTGACCGTCACCGCGAACGTCGTCGTGACCTACAACGCTACGGCGGCCTGA